The proteins below are encoded in one region of Thermococcus celericrescens:
- a CDS encoding cation:proton antiporter, which translates to MSVTGASNVLVPSVDLLVYVFFVVLAVGLVSLLVSRRFNVSYIPLFMFLGILVGPVLGLLNRNLANELFNYVRVFGLVMILFTEGHTLSWKMLKRNFKTILALDTIGLLLTAFIIGGIFSWLFHVPFIVGFLFGAIIGATDPATLIPLFRQYSVREDIETVIVTESIFNDPMGIVLASVAVAMLVPEASSARFLEAIAGYIGLFFLYQMGASILMGALLGVVGYNILKRTEVRDFPEIVIFSLVMAFGGFLLGELAQASGYLVATVTGIVLGNHKVFFRDDISVVRRVMRAVEREVHFNESLATISTIFIFTLLGASLNPGIIRGHIVQGVIIAFALMLVARPLASLPVLKWCSFKEYLFISLEGPRGVVPAALASLPLTLGITYNNPDLIQWGETILSVTIITVLVTVLVETLWVPVLRRELLEVRSIEREMEKAGYRPNS; encoded by the coding sequence ATGTCTGTGACCGGTGCATCGAACGTCCTGGTTCCAAGCGTTGACCTGCTGGTCTACGTGTTCTTCGTCGTCCTTGCGGTGGGACTGGTTTCACTCCTCGTGAGCAGGAGGTTCAATGTATCCTACATTCCCCTCTTCATGTTCCTCGGCATACTGGTCGGCCCCGTTCTTGGGCTCCTGAACCGGAACCTTGCCAACGAGCTCTTCAACTACGTCCGCGTCTTCGGCCTGGTGATGATACTCTTCACGGAGGGTCACACCCTCAGCTGGAAGATGCTCAAAAGGAACTTCAAGACCATACTGGCCCTAGATACCATCGGACTCCTCCTCACCGCGTTCATCATCGGCGGAATATTCTCGTGGCTCTTTCACGTGCCCTTCATCGTCGGGTTCCTTTTCGGGGCGATCATAGGTGCCACAGACCCGGCTACATTAATTCCCCTGTTCAGGCAGTACAGTGTTCGCGAGGACATCGAGACGGTCATCGTCACCGAGTCAATATTCAACGACCCGATGGGAATAGTTCTCGCATCGGTGGCCGTCGCGATGCTGGTTCCAGAGGCGTCCAGCGCGAGGTTCCTGGAGGCCATAGCCGGCTACATCGGTCTTTTCTTCCTGTACCAGATGGGTGCCTCGATACTCATGGGGGCGCTGCTCGGTGTTGTCGGGTACAACATCCTGAAGAGGACTGAGGTTAGGGACTTTCCTGAGATCGTCATATTCTCCCTTGTGATGGCGTTCGGAGGCTTCCTTCTCGGTGAACTGGCGCAGGCTTCGGGCTACCTTGTGGCCACCGTTACGGGCATCGTTCTCGGCAACCATAAGGTCTTCTTCAGGGACGATATCTCCGTGGTGAGGAGGGTCATGCGGGCCGTCGAGAGGGAGGTTCACTTCAACGAGAGCCTCGCGACCATATCCACCATCTTCATCTTCACTCTCCTGGGTGCGAGCCTGAACCCGGGGATAATAAGGGGCCACATCGTGCAGGGCGTTATCATAGCGTTCGCTCTGATGCTGGTGGCCAGGCCTCTCGCCTCCCTTCCCGTCCTGAAGTGGTGCTCCTTCAAGGAGTACCTGTTCATATCGCTTGAGGGCCCGAGGGGCGTCGTTCCCGCCGCCCTGGCCAGTCTCCCCCTGACTCTCGGAATCACGTACAACAACCCCGACCTGATTCAGTGGGGAGAAACCATCCTCAGCGTCACCATAATCACCGTCTTAGTCACTGTCCTCGTTGAGACCCTCTGGGTTCCGGTACTCAGGAGAGAACTGCTCGAGGTGAGGAGCATCGAGAGGGAGATGGAGAAGGCCGGCTACCGGCCCAACTCCTAG
- the speB gene encoding agmatinase produces the protein MDFLYTYETLKLEFPLVGPEEAKFVILGVPFDGTTSFKPGARFGPTLIRHATLNLESYILDYDVDIAELPIADIGDVAVVAGDPRKTADRVRETVEELKRVNPSAIPILLGGEHSQTLGAVEALKPASYVVFDAHLDLRESYEDNPYNHACVARRIGELGVREAMFGIRSGTREEVEYAEREGIAWVHARDYDFDAFVELVKSLPEPVYLSVDIDAFDLSLVPSTGTPEAGGLKFWDIVEAVEWLVENKRVAGFDIMEVAGSGLGDVTALTAAKLLFYFIGAIGKKML, from the coding sequence ATGGACTTCCTGTACACCTACGAGACGCTTAAGCTTGAGTTTCCACTTGTTGGGCCTGAAGAGGCCAAATTTGTTATCCTGGGTGTACCTTTCGACGGAACGACCAGCTTCAAGCCCGGCGCGAGGTTCGGGCCAACGCTCATCAGGCACGCGACGCTCAACCTCGAGAGCTACATCCTCGACTACGACGTTGACATAGCGGAACTTCCCATAGCAGACATTGGGGATGTGGCAGTTGTCGCCGGCGACCCCCGTAAGACCGCGGACAGGGTTAGGGAAACCGTCGAGGAGCTCAAGCGCGTCAATCCCAGCGCCATCCCGATACTCCTGGGCGGCGAGCACTCCCAGACCCTGGGGGCGGTTGAGGCGCTTAAGCCTGCCAGCTACGTCGTCTTCGATGCACACCTCGACCTGCGCGAGAGCTACGAGGACAACCCCTACAACCACGCCTGCGTAGCGAGGAGGATAGGTGAGCTGGGAGTCAGGGAAGCCATGTTTGGAATAAGGAGCGGCACGAGGGAAGAGGTCGAGTACGCGGAGAGGGAAGGTATAGCGTGGGTGCACGCGAGGGACTACGACTTCGATGCCTTCGTTGAGCTGGTGAAGTCCCTCCCGGAGCCGGTTTACCTCTCGGTTGATATCGACGCGTTCGACCTTTCTCTGGTCCCCTCAACCGGAACCCCCGAAGCCGGGGGTTTGAAGTTCTGGGACATTGTTGAAGCCGTGGAGTGGCTCGTGGAGAACAAGAGGGTAGCCGGCTTTGACATAATGGAGGTCGCGGGCAGCGGGCTCGGTGACGTTACCGCGCTGACGGCGGCAAAGCTGCTGTTCTACTTCATAGGGGCGATTGGAAAGAAAATGCTCTGA
- a CDS encoding translation initiation factor IF-5A: MGDKTKVQVSKLKPGRYILIDGEPCRIGNITVSSPGKHGSAKARIEAVGIFDGKVRSIVKPTSAEVDVPIIDKRTAQIIAMTPDTVQIMDMETYELFDIPIEGGVADEVKDQLKEGINVEYWETLGRIKIMRLKGE; this comes from the coding sequence ATGGGAGACAAGACCAAGGTTCAGGTTAGCAAGCTCAAGCCAGGAAGGTACATCCTCATCGACGGCGAGCCCTGCAGGATCGGCAACATAACCGTTTCCTCGCCCGGAAAGCACGGTTCAGCCAAGGCCAGGATCGAGGCCGTTGGAATCTTCGACGGCAAGGTCAGGAGCATCGTCAAGCCCACCAGCGCCGAGGTTGACGTTCCGATCATCGACAAAAGAACCGCCCAGATCATCGCCATGACCCCGGACACCGTCCAGATCATGGACATGGAGACCTACGAGCTCTTCGACATCCCGATCGAGGGCGGCGTCGCCGACGAAGTCAAGGACCAGCTCAAGGAGGGCATCAACGTCGAGTACTGGGAGACCCTCGGCAGGATTAAGATAATGAGGCTCAAGGGCGAGTGA
- a CDS encoding sodium-dependent transporter — protein sequence MRKISFLMAFLIAGYVLGIWNFLVLPKYYITFGLKGFLISLLPMLVAMFLIYSEAESTKKTRYLIYELFFKIARTPALIFSLLMFLMIMLGVTTYYSSYGLALIFGMGSGYIPILAVGTILLSVLMLILAKGRTLEFISVVSILFVLFALASAFLIRNQALSMVTAPQAVQYMNSAVSSITSFDLSLTTRGVLFMVVSVFISLGLGAGVYYVLGSFTPEELNLRKVLAAVFVLQIILSFAAAFTVAYSLGAAYQAYGEAFQNPNIPADESMKLFMKFNDLKDYATNSDKSPMDSIEVFYSIPAVLRDNVPNDTTLIALLMLSLYLAGLTTIIILIEMGSQMLSEVMQLGRNPSLGFVGILGMIVAGAMVVGDIRTMFVVVPFSVAALMAAVESYPLLSSELTHNKAVVSAVMLLLFVSGLTTLYYSLTAPKMPVKIGAVLGLVLLVPVLMNGMLLKARR from the coding sequence ATGCGAAAAATAAGCTTCCTGATGGCGTTCCTAATCGCCGGATACGTCCTTGGAATATGGAACTTCCTGGTTCTGCCGAAGTACTACATAACCTTCGGGCTCAAAGGATTCCTGATTTCACTCCTCCCGATGCTGGTGGCAATGTTCCTGATATACAGCGAGGCGGAGAGCACCAAAAAGACCCGCTACCTCATATACGAGCTGTTCTTTAAGATAGCCAGGACTCCCGCACTGATATTCAGCCTGCTGATGTTCCTGATGATAATGCTCGGCGTCACCACCTACTACTCCTCCTACGGTCTCGCCCTCATCTTCGGGATGGGCTCGGGGTACATCCCCATTCTGGCTGTCGGGACGATACTGCTCTCTGTTCTGATGCTCATACTGGCAAAGGGCAGAACCCTCGAGTTCATCTCGGTCGTCTCGATACTCTTCGTTCTTTTCGCCCTCGCTTCGGCGTTCCTGATCAGGAACCAGGCGCTCAGCATGGTCACCGCGCCACAGGCGGTTCAGTACATGAACAGTGCGGTGTCCTCAATAACGTCCTTTGACCTGTCCCTGACCACGAGAGGAGTCCTCTTCATGGTCGTTTCCGTCTTCATCTCCCTCGGTCTTGGCGCGGGGGTTTACTACGTCCTGGGAAGCTTCACCCCGGAGGAGCTTAACCTTAGAAAGGTTCTCGCGGCGGTTTTCGTCCTTCAGATAATCCTCAGCTTCGCCGCGGCTTTCACCGTCGCCTACTCCCTGGGCGCCGCCTACCAGGCCTACGGCGAGGCGTTCCAGAACCCGAACATCCCCGCCGATGAGTCTATGAAGCTTTTCATGAAGTTCAACGATCTCAAGGACTACGCCACCAACAGCGATAAAAGCCCGATGGACTCGATAGAGGTCTTCTACTCGATACCGGCCGTCCTGAGGGACAACGTGCCCAACGACACGACCCTCATAGCGCTCCTGATGCTGTCCCTCTACCTTGCGGGCCTCACGACCATAATCATCCTCATCGAGATGGGCAGCCAGATGCTCTCCGAGGTTATGCAGCTGGGAAGAAACCCGAGCCTGGGATTCGTGGGCATCCTCGGCATGATAGTGGCCGGCGCCATGGTGGTCGGCGACATCAGAACGATGTTCGTTGTTGTACCATTTTCCGTGGCGGCGCTCATGGCCGCGGTCGAGAGCTACCCGCTGCTTTCCTCTGAGCTGACGCACAATAAAGCGGTAGTCTCAGCTGTGATGCTGCTCCTCTTCGTCAGTGGGCTGACGACCCTCTACTACTCACTCACCGCCCCAAAGATGCCGGTGAAGATTGGTGCGGTGCTGGGTCTCGTGCTCCTCGTGCCGGTGCTCATGAACGGCATGCTGCTGAAGGCCCGCCGTTGA
- a CDS encoding 16S rRNA methyltransferase, with protein sequence MLHLVIAEAELELVPKAILDHPAVVNHARRRGKRPDEILLDSTYHHAAIKKLPDGERRGRPDIVHICLLNALESIANKEGLLRVYVHTRNDEVIHIKPETRIPRNYNRFVGLMESLFRDRVVPRGLELLRIEEKSLGELVEELNPDGVFVMHEEGKPTKPKDFGKILGGLENPLVIVGGFPHGDFRGETPGEKISIYEAPLMAWAVVNEVIINFEHWVP encoded by the coding sequence ATGCTCCACCTGGTGATAGCCGAGGCGGAGCTTGAGCTCGTCCCGAAGGCCATACTGGACCATCCAGCCGTTGTGAACCACGCCAGGAGGAGGGGAAAGAGGCCGGACGAGATACTGCTGGACAGCACCTACCACCACGCGGCCATCAAAAAGCTCCCGGACGGAGAGAGGCGCGGGAGGCCGGACATAGTCCACATCTGCCTCCTCAACGCCCTTGAGAGCATTGCCAACAAGGAGGGGCTCTTGAGGGTCTACGTCCACACCAGAAACGACGAGGTCATCCACATCAAGCCGGAGACGAGGATTCCAAGGAACTACAACCGCTTCGTTGGGCTGATGGAGAGCCTCTTCAGGGATCGGGTCGTGCCGAGGGGCCTGGAGTTGCTCCGCATTGAGGAGAAGTCCCTCGGAGAGCTCGTGGAGGAGTTAAACCCCGACGGGGTCTTCGTGATGCACGAGGAAGGGAAGCCCACAAAGCCAAAGGACTTTGGGAAGATACTGGGTGGACTTGAGAACCCCCTCGTCATCGTCGGTGGATTCCCCCATGGGGATTTCAGGGGCGAAACGCCAGGGGAAAAAATAAGCATTTACGAGGCCCCGTTGATGGCCTGGGCGGTTGTGAACGAGGTAATCATCAACTTTGAGCATTGGGTTCCCTGA